In the Arachis stenosperma cultivar V10309 chromosome 8, arast.V10309.gnm1.PFL2, whole genome shotgun sequence genome, tttaataatttagtgggggcaaataaatattattatcatatactactcaaaaaaatttcaaatcgTAGTGGGGGCGATTGCCCCCACACCCATGTACATACATCCGTCCCTGCCTAGACtacatatccatcacaagattcaaacTTAAAGAATTCTAAAacaaacattaaaaaatattatttaaatttataaattcaaaaataattcactattaaaaaatattaatattaaaaaatttatatataacaataatacacaatatataatttaagattacactaatttgtaaaattacttaatataaAGAAAAACATAGTTAAACTCTATAGTTGACGACAATCATTGTGAAATTATCATATGTGTTCACTCAAATCCTCTTTCAACTATCTATGCTGCTGCCTATTTCGAAGTTAGGCATTTCATTGGAGAAATTGATGGTATGGTGCAAAATCTTCCTCTTCCAGCTGAGGTTGTGATAAGTCATTTTCGACATCAgcatattctaaataaattttcaTGCATAAGTGTCTCTTTCATCCTCAACCATCATATTATGCAATATAATACAAGCTCTTATTATGtttgcatgcttcttttttttccaaAAGTGCGCTGGATCACGTATAATTGCAAAATATGCTTGCAACACTCAGAATACTCACTTCACATCTTTTCTTTATCCTTCATGGTATTGTGCAAATAacttgcatttttttttgtggttttgagtttgatttgACAAATGTGGCCTATTCAAGATAAATATCATCTACTAAATAGTATCCCATAGTATAATTATTACCATTAATAGTATAATTTACCTCCGGAGCACGGTCATTTAGAATATCATCGAATACTGGTGAATGATCTAACACATTAATATCGTTATTTGAACTAAAAACTCCAAAGAATGCATGTCATATCCAGAGGTCTGAAGATGCTACAACTGAAGATGTTACAACCTCAAGTACTATGATTGCAACTCCACGATAATCACTCATGTACATACCTTTTCACGCCTTTAGACAATTTTTTCATTGCCAATGCATGCAGTCAATGCTACCCAACACGCCAAGAAAGCCATGACCCTCCGCCATTTGTAATAGGCACCGTACATcatttgaatttggttttcgCAAGTATTCATCCTTCAACACCGAAATGACACATTCAACAAATTTTTCCAAGCATTCAATTGCAGTGCTCTCGCCTATGCGCACATAATCATCAAAAGCATCAGCTGCTATGCCATATGCTAACATCCATATTGCAGCATTGCATTTTTGGAGTGGTGACAAGCCTCTTCTCCCAGTTGCATCGACCCTCTGTTGGAAATACGGATAAACATTTGATAGAGCGTCTACTATCCGAAAGAATACATGTCTTCTCATTCGAAATCTTCGTCGAAAAATATCAGGATTATACACCGACTCATATGTAAAGTAATCCTGGAAAAGGCGATCATGTCCTGCTTCTCGATTTCTGTTGATCTATCTACGAAGAGTTGAAATAGAGCTTCTATcgatatcttcttcttctgtatCATCGAATAAATACTCATCAATCTAATTATCCATAAGTTTATCTTGGCGTCTTCTTTTATCACACAAAGCCTCATTAAACATATCATCAAAATTTCTAGCCATATCCTAAaatgtataatatttttttaggtGAGAAACTAGATTTGAAATAGAGTTGTTGAATCATTGATAGTTGATATTTATAGGTATGTTCGCAACAAGTAGCTACTTCTCAACGACTAGTTTTGTAATGGCTACTTAACGGCTAGTTTTTTCTTATCTAAGTTTAAAACAGCTATTTTTGCAAGGGTCACTTTTATAAACAATAACGGCACAATTGTAAGAACCGCAATTAATCGAATCGTTTAATTAAGTGGTTATATTGTCCAAATTTGATTCTGAAAAGCTAGAATGAGAATTTGAGGTTTTAAACATCATTTTTGGATTCAGTGGGTCTTTCCGAGTCAGAAAATGTATTTTTTGTGAAAAACCATAAACCGGCAGTTGAACTGGTTCAAGTCTATCCGGTGCTGCGCGAGAAAAAGTGGAAACAGTCAAGAACCTTAGAAAAACAGTAGAAATGAAAAACCGAgcgttaattttaaaggtttggcccaaagttgggccaaacggACTAAAAATACTAACGGGTTGAACCTGGCCCAAGTTGGGTCCAAGTACAACATATATAAAGGTTCATTTAATGAACCCTAGCctcaaacacacacacacacatttCAGATTTGAGAAAcggaggagaggaagaagaaaaccctaatcacctcaatctacctaagctcatatcttgagctatagAGCTCCGATTTGCGTGCCGTCAGCGACTACGTGTTCCttgtgaagagctctacaaaatccATCTAAAAAATTCTAGAGGTAAGCTCGAAATATCTCCAATTCTTCTCTCCAAAATTTCGGGTACCTAGAGTTTTTGAGTAAGTGAgtttttgtgattcttgatgTTTAGGTTCActctaatccttgcttagctTTAGATTTTGCTATCCAAATCTGTTGAAAAAGGTAAGAGTCTTTGATCTCTTGTGAACTTTTGATTTATGTTGAGCCCTAAGTTGATTTTGTggtgatttatatgtatatagctTGGTTATTGTGAGTTTGGAGCTTGTTGGAGATACATTGGTGGTTAAATTTTGGTTGAAAGCTCATTTGGCTCATATTGGGAATcgaccaaggtatggtttcagtttcttctatgtagtatataatattcatggataCTTAGactagtgacccataggataggatTGGATTTGAGTGGTTGATGAATTGTTGGATGTGATTGTATGATGATGTTTGATGAAATGATGATTATTAGTGATACGCTGAGAATAAATGAATTGTGAAGTTAAGAAGTGAATTATGTTGATAAATGTGAAATTGGTGTTGATTGATTGGTAATATAGTTAGAAATTGTTAATGAAGTTTGATATATGAGATATATTGATATGGATATTGTGGATGAGAAAAAGTGAAGACAAATGTAGAAATTTGGTATGGTATGACATAGAGGGTTGATTTTGATGAAGGTGGAGTTTGGgaatggtttggtttggttttggttgtgttCTGCAAAGCAATTGTGAAAGTTGTGATTTTGGGTAAAAGTGAAATTTTGGATGAACTTTGTTTAATCATAACTTTTGCCTTGGCTTTCAAAAttggttaaaatttttttagaattaaaaatctTTGAAAAACCTTTAAATCGGTATAAAGATTGtgaaatttggaattttgtagaggaagttatgatcatttaaAAATTGGTGTTAAAACTGGAAATTCCGCAAAGTTACAGAATTCTGAGTTTTCTGGTATGTGCGCACGCATAGCCTTGTGCGCATGCATACTCTGCGTAAATGGTGACCTGTGGGTCCGCACACGCAGAGGCAGGCAGTCTGCTTGCAGCGCTGGCACAGTTTGTGTGCGCACACACCAAAGGAAAAATTGCAACCTGTACGCACGCACACGTTGGAGAGGTCGGTCTGTCGAGGGCGCTCGTACAGGTTGTGTGAGTGGATAGACCCTTTTATGTTTTgacacctgtgcgtacgcacacccctgtgcggaCATACATGCCCTGTTTCTcaaattttgctttgttttcaactatttcaccttcccgacgaggttgtaagcttctataacacctTTTTAAGACTTTTTGGCATATTTTTGGGTGTTCAAACATGGAAAATGGCTTAAGAATTTTAGACACTATTCTTTGGAAAAGGTTAGCAAACGGAGTACTAGGTTTCTGTTGTACTGGGAAAGGTTTGATGATGTGTGAAGAATGGTTGATGGATGAGATACGAAATTAAGGAACTGAAATGTGTATGAACAGTGGTTGAAAAGAGTCGAAGACTCTGAATGAAGTGATGGATCCATCTTGtacttaaaaaaatgtttttgaaaaactactatatCACTTTTCATTGAGATTATGAGGCGTTATGCGCCCGGCAGGAGCCGAGGTTGGATCCCGCCTATCGAGGTAGTGGCGGCGGCGTAAGGGCGGTGGTTCATCCCGCTTGCGCTTAGATGTGAGGTCGGTGGCAATAGATCCCGttcgcatcccttcggatcatCAGAGCGTACATGCGTAAAACCCTGGATAGTGATCCGACcactatatctcgggggttcccacACCATGAATCTGAAGGgcaacatctccatggagatgtgtcaggttagcagttgaaccgacaatgcgATATCACAGCaagtagggcaggcattcatcatatgtaTTTTCTACCTGTTTGTATGCTTTGTCGACTTGATATTATTTTCCCTATCTGTCTAACATGTCTAATTGCTACTTGTTGTATATGTCTCTACTTGTGTGTTACTTGTATTGTATATACCTGTGCATTACTGGAGTTGAGGAGGTTtggaaggcggtggcgatgggatcgcatgacggatcggttggtgaaggctgtgggacagcagTGTTTGATTAGAGTAGAAACTCCCTAAGATAGACTACCCTTTTATGGTACTACGGCTTAAGTTGTATTAAGGAATTACATATTATGCTGTTTTGTTTTAGAATTCTTTAAGcttgaatcttgtgatggatatgtaGTCTAGGATTGTCTTTGGCatcccggggtcttatatcctacatcatcataccatattctgttgtatttttcagatgcaggtcgcaacccacctcggtgagttgtcTGATTGGTGACAGGAGAGGAGGATCTGGATTATCTTTTAGAGTCTTTTgatttatcatatatatatatgtctcttacttttatattttagtttggcctagaggcttgtattgtgagaacaaaacttgtataagctatTTTTACTGTCTGGTTTCATACATAATCTGTATATGGCTAACCGGCTTAAATTACTTTGGCCCAGAGGCTTGTATTGAGAGAACAAAAATTAtccatcaattttttttcatgctcactaattaattttgtgtttattcataagtttttcaaaaatgagaCGTTTTCAAAAGGTCAATGACGATGAAAGAGACAAAGTGTACATAGTGGAACCAACCAAAGTTAAAGCTTATGTATGTGTTGGACCAAATATTAAAGAATTATGATAATGAATGAAAAGAAGGCTATAGATAATAGATTGTAAATGTTTTAAGAAATggtcgtttttttttttccttctctaaAATAATTGGGTTAGACTAGATTAATTAACTTAGCTCGATTTGAATAAGATTTTTTGTTCGTGTGATTTGTTTGAAGTCAATCAGGATTAAATCATTTAAAAGTAGTTGAAAACAATAActtaaactaaaattttagatCTTGGTGTTCATACCATTATCAAATCTTAAAATTGTTTCATCAATCAGCATGAGAATCTAGAACATAAATTAATTGAAATGCTCAAAACTATTCTAGTGGTTTTGACTAGTTGTGGAATCATCAATTGGGTGCCAATATCTATTGAAAAACCACATTGAATCAGCCTCCACAGAATATTGATCTTCATTTCTGTGCCAACTATAGTGAGCATGCGTTCTATTCTTTATATCAAAAATGGCATGTCCAAAACTTGCTTCCCTGAATGCAGAGTACTCTGGCTGTGGCTCTATCATCCTTCAGTGCAACAATAATCCACATATTTTCAGTAATCAAACCAAACATCACATTATGAAATTTATAATAAGGTCAAATTATACTTTGTTTTCCTAATTATGTCATATTGCAagtgaatattttttttttttttgtcatgtcTATTGAATATATAAGAAACCAAATTTTAATTAACCAAATAGCCTATTTttattgtgaattttttttaatcctcAAGTTTtgaaaagtttaaaatttagaatttttagcATTTAAGATTTAGGTATAAGAATCTTGAGTATTATATAACTTAATTcagttaatatatattttataaataaaaaaatgttaagatatagaataataaattattctatTGCTTACTTGTTTGCTAAGCCTTCAATGTTGCCCCCATCACCAATGGTTATGTACACAGGAGCTGACTGATCCTTCACAGGTCCCCAATGACCTTTTACAATATTTGAGATACGTTCCTGATATGGTGCTCCACAAAATGTGATttagaaattttaaataataataataataaagtataTATGCAAGTTAAAAATAGAATTTCTAACATCAACTTTCTCATTTGGACTTTAGCACTTACAGATCGTTCATAGGCATGGACATGACCAGCAAAGACGACATCAACCTTGTACTTGACAAACCATGGCTCAAACACAACCCTCATGGTTTCTCCTTCCAGATAATGATAGTCGTAGGTGTTATACCAAGGTGTGTGCAGAAGAACAATCAACCATGGAGTCTTGGTCCTATCAACTTTTGCTAGCTCTGCCTTAAGCCATATATTGAGGGGTGTATTTACCTATATTGATATGTATAAAAAAGTTAAACATTGAATGGATTAtatgaagaaaataaaatgaatgaaTGTTACGTACCACATGCTGAATATGAAGATAAGACTATGATGTGTGCTGAAGCTCTCTTGATAGAATACCAAAAGGGCGCAGAGCTTCCTGAAGCTTTGTAAGGGACAGGGTAACGGCGTGTGAAAGGCTTGTGAGGTACACTTTCCCCCTGAAATTTGAAAACATGATCAATTGGAGTGTCATAACAAATCCCAAACAAAAATGTGCAAATAGCTTACAATTTCAGGGACAAAGTCAATTTCATGGTTGCCTGCAGTCCAAATCCAAGGTTGATAAGCAACACTTCTTTCTACAAACCTGGCCCATGAGTCCCACCTATTATTATCATGATTCGGGTGGTCATCTGCATAAGACAAATCTCCAACAAACAGAACAGCTTGCCCTTTCTTCGGGTTTGATTCATAGTGAGTAAGTGTCTTGTTTGAATCATATGTTTGACCCAAATCCCCTATTAGACCAAATGTGTAGGGCACATCTGGGTGAATTTCAGGAGGGGTCATGAACCAAAACTGCCTCTTTGTGTCCAATTCCAACCTCATAATAGTATTTTGAGTCAAATTCCAAGTCTTTTAGGGTGCAGTGATGAATGAAGCTAGAAGAGTAATTGAAGAACCTATATGTAACACGGTGTCCCTTCGCCACCTTCTTCTTGCTGTGTCGGGATCCCTCCCTCCAATAATGCACTTCACTCTTTCCAGGTTCATTCACCGTCACCCATGACACTATCACTGCCTTCCCCTCATCATCACCTTGTGTTATATGAACCTATCAAATACACACTTCAGGTTATCACAAATATTCAATTATATGAACCTCGCCAAATTTAAAGGTACCTGCTGAGGAGCATTATAGCCAGCAGGGGCTACAAACACGTCACTATCAAGAGGCATTTCCACTGTTTTCTCTGGCTTTCTGGTGAATGTGCTTGTCTTGCCTCCATTGCAAAACACTGCTGCATTCAcaacaacaaaaacaaacaCAAGAAGAGAACTAGTAGTATTTGCACCACCCATGTGTAtgtctctttcttcttttctagCTACGCTCGTGTTGTTTCTCACATAGGCTATCTATTTAtactaatttgattttgaattttaaatttaaaataaactaaaacaacCAGAATTAATCTGttagaaaaagataaatataataaattttgtttttaaaagaaaaagataagataacaaataaaattaaaataagaatttaataATATGTTTAGAGTAAAAATTCGATTGACATCATACAAATATAAAGGAGTATGTAAAGACTTCAAAAAAATAGTGAAGTTCCCGACAGtttgattattaatttattattattaggagAGGTTTATTTTCAGACCTTGTGTGATTATTACTTATTAAGCAAGTACGTAAAATATGAAAATGTACTTATTTTGTGAAACAAACCTACTCTAGAAAAAATTTACACCCTACTCAATaatgattttgattttaattctATATTGTTCAAAATTAACATAACCTTTTCCTGTTTACATTCGGTCATACTACTAcgtgtatataaaaaattaactatcaaATAATCATTCGTATATAatacatgttaaaatataaaatatacagaaaaaaatgtatataaaaaTCATAGAGgatcatcaaaatttattatttttagacaTCAATTAActatagtttaaaaataaagaacaaagtgTGTTGTTAGATTACTAGACTAAAAGAACTAAACTAAAAGATTATTTtctatttagtttttaatattattgaaataattatttacttaGCTGTCGTCactagaaatttttaaaattttaattataaattataaattattatttgcatagttgttattttttaaatttaagttatttgcttaagttgttattttttagattttaagttattttactTAGgtggttattttttaaattttaattaattaatttatttataataatacaaATAGAGAGCTCTTATAATATGCTAACGTGATGCTCATACGTTGAGTTTAGGAATTTATTTGCTTAGGTCACtagaaatttttagaattatatttataaattataaattattattgtttagattgttactttttaaattttaagttatttactcaagttgttaatttttaaattttaagtgaTTTGCTTAGGTGTCGTTActagaaattttttaaattttatctataaattataaattattatttgtttaggttgttactttttaaatttaagttaTTTGCTTAGGTTGTTTTGTTTagattgttatttttaattttaaattatttatatattactcctttaaatcataaaattattatttgtttaagttgttactttttaattttaagttatttgttcataaacaaaaattttcaaaaaaaatcataaaagacaatcaaaatttattattttttgttatcagTTAGctatagtttaaaaataaaaaacaaagtgTGTTGTTGAATTATTAGACTAAAAGAACTAAACTAAAAGAATTGAGTTAATAGctaaatgataataaaaataaataaattctactagtgttttaacattttttatttatttatacataaatatacaATAACTGATTTTTTATTTGTACAGAGCATTTTTTTATTCACATTTCTATAGATAAATTCAATTCTTTACATTCTATTCTTAGAAAGCAATCAAATTAATCATAGTGATATAAGAAAAAATAACCTATTTGAGACGCTCaggaatttttaaaaattattctatTCTTGAATTCAATAAAATGTGCTTTGAAGCACTTGATAGGACGTTCAGGGATCTTATGTCAATTATTTGATGGTGTTTCTACCCTGACCCAATAATAAAGGTCCAAGTCCAAATAAGAGGCCTAGTCCAGAGGATCGAGCCTTACTAAACACCAACCTTCACACTTAGAAGTCGGTGTCAAACCCGACTTACTCCCAAGAAGTCGGGACGGAGAatagctggcagataagcactcattcaaatgagtaactgcccctaaaatctctctaactacTTTAATCAAGCCATATCCTAaactccctaagataatgggacggttaacacctaaaaatatggcactactctaacggtggttattggctcaccactacaaatacactgacacccctcaggtatctctaagcccaatactctctagacctgctcacacccttgctaacttaggcatcgaagtgtctttgcaggtaccaccccccattcactcacgaGCACCagtcggaaggaggctccaaCGTGCATACCAGCTCGGAAGCCACCATACGcggacgattgggccaaccaaagccatccatcttattaatctccggttacccatcgtaacattggcgccgttgccggggaactgaGAGATCATCCAACGATGGCAgatagatcccacgaagaaggccaTGTGGAGACAGActctgaacaagagaatctggacacaggcaACAACGATGTGGACCTCACTCTCCACCAAGAAATCGATAATCAACACAGGGAAGGCACTTTCGGAATAAAGAATCCGAAGGTGAACTCCTCAGAAGGGCGCGAATCAGAAAAAGAAGGACCACCCCATGTAGctgaactcatgggattagtccacagcCGCCTGGAGCAATTAGAACAGGAGCGAGAGCgacaaaaggaaactgaaaagagcctaaaagaggagatggaacgacgaaaagagttagaaagaaagcTCTTACAGTtggaatcctccctcaaaaGTCGCAACTCCCGCGATGAACACGAAGAACCACCTCTAGGTGGGGAGGACCCCTTCAGCGAGGACATCATGAGGGCtaaagttccgagaaacttcaaaagctctgacatggacctctatgacgggACCACGGATCCGAAGCATCACctgagcaacttcaaaagtcggatgtacttAGCTGACGCTTCCGACGCTACACGATGCAAGGCCTTCCCGACCactctatcgaaagcagcgatgaagtggttcgaggaagtttttgatgaggttctcaatccagaaagacaaagtgaaacatgcaccgagcctcctgggaataaagcaggaggtcggagaatctttacgaacctatatggaaaggttcaacaaagcatgtttggagattCAAGACCTACCCACCGAagcagtaataatggggttagtcaacgGACTTAGGGAAGGTCCTTTCTCGCAGTCCATATCCAAAAGACACCCCACCTCAttgagtgatgtacaagaaagagctgaaaagtacatcaacatggaggaaaacgccaaattaagagacctgagttggcgacccggaccccctccctcaacaaaagagagggaaagggaaaccaagaaaaaggaagaactcggtctcgaaaggccaagaaaatatcactcttatactcctctgaaagtctctatagtggatgtatacagagagatttgtaacactgagagattgccaccccctagacccattaaaaataaaaaagggggaagccgcaacgattactgcgagtaccataagatatatggtcactccacaaacgactgttacaaccttaaaaatgtgatagaaaagctagctagagaaggtcggcttgatagatatctcatagaa is a window encoding:
- the LOC130945986 gene encoding uncharacterized protein LOC130945986 — translated: MRRHVFFRIVDALSNVYPYFQQRVDATGRRGLSPLQKCNAAIWMLAYGIAADAFDDYVRIGESTAIECLEKFVECVISVLKDEYLRKPNSNDVRCLLQMAEGHGFLGVLGSIDCMHWQ